The window CTCCTTACAGCCTGCATAGCCCGGCTACGGTCGATTCTCCTTACAGCGAGCCCGGGACGACGCCGGTCAGCATCAGGGCGAGCGCGAGGCCGGGCAGGAAGTTGTTGATCTGGTGCGCGATGACGCTCGCTGTCAGCCGTCCGGTCAGCACGCGGGCCAGACCGAGCGGCAACGCGACGACGAACAGCAGCGGTGTGCGGGTCAGCTCGAGGTGGGCGAACGCGAACAGCACCGTCGTGATCAGGTAGACGATCCACTGGTTGTGCACGTGCTTCTCGACGGCGCGCCACAGGAGCCCGCGGTAGAGGATCTCCTCGCACAGCGGCGCGACGAGCACGACGACGGCCATCACCGCGAGCGCGACCGGCCAGGTCGTCCGGACCCCGCCGAACACGTCGCCGACGGCGGTGCTCATCCCCTCCGGCCCGACCACCCATGCGTAGACCAGCGCCGCGGGCACGGTGAGCA of the Mycobacteriales bacterium genome contains:
- a CDS encoding type II CAAX endopeptidase family protein → MRLFVIAEAVFLGVSALVSWLIGIEAAGAVGIMAAIAVPTVAAAVTAVLLTRWLGNGPRVDLGLRWSWDDVAVGVITGLGGLLLTVPAALVYAWVVGPEGMSTAVGDVFGGVRTTWPVALAVMAVVVLVAPLCEEILYRGLLWRAVEKHVHNQWIVYLITTVLFAFAHLELTRTPLLFVVALPLGLARVLTGRLTASVIAHQINNFLPGLALALMLTGVVPGSL